A single window of Candidatus Methanosuratincola sp. DNA harbors:
- the amrS gene encoding AmmeMemoRadiSam system radical SAM enzyme: MDAFCPAKWWEREGGDVRCLLCPRTCLIRDGKVGFCLVRKNVGGSLLSTNYGIVSVSTVDNIEKKPIFHFLPGSRLYSVGSFGCNLRCLYCQNYPLIEGEFDVAPYRRLSPEELVSEAMSRGVDGIAWTFNEPVVWSEYVIETSRLAHDEGLYCVLNTNGYIADRARGELLDVADAIKVDIKGFSSQFYKEVCGGSLEPVLGTCKAAFDKGIHLELAYPVIRGMNDSPDEIGRFCEWVRLELDPETPVHFIMVRRYHRLKDHPEIGLESLEKIRLFGIQRGLNNVYIGGTMEALEQNTCCPDCGELLVSRKGGANAEKVYFKDQQVSRFCPSHSDVRVFLRGRSCPRCGRAVAIRIRSDLQE, from the coding sequence GTGGATGCATTCTGCCCTGCAAAATGGTGGGAACGCGAAGGGGGCGACGTGAGGTGCCTCCTCTGCCCCCGCACATGCTTGATAAGGGACGGCAAGGTCGGCTTCTGCCTGGTCAGGAAGAATGTCGGCGGCAGCCTGTTATCGACCAACTATGGCATCGTATCGGTCTCCACCGTAGACAATATCGAGAAGAAGCCCATCTTCCACTTTCTGCCTGGTTCAAGGTTATATTCCGTCGGGTCGTTCGGATGCAATCTGAGGTGCCTCTACTGCCAGAACTACCCCCTCATCGAGGGCGAGTTTGACGTTGCGCCGTACAGGCGCCTCTCCCCCGAGGAACTCGTTTCGGAGGCAATGTCCAGAGGGGTAGACGGCATCGCCTGGACCTTCAACGAGCCGGTCGTCTGGTCAGAGTACGTGATCGAAACCTCGAGGCTTGCACATGATGAAGGCCTCTACTGCGTGTTGAATACTAACGGTTACATCGCGGACCGCGCCCGTGGCGAGCTCCTGGATGTCGCGGATGCAATAAAGGTTGACATAAAGGGATTCTCTAGCCAGTTCTACAAGGAGGTCTGTGGGGGCTCCTTAGAGCCTGTTCTTGGGACATGCAAGGCTGCGTTTGACAAAGGGATACACCTCGAGTTAGCCTACCCTGTGATCCGAGGGATGAACGACAGCCCAGACGAGATAGGCCGTTTCTGTGAATGGGTCCGCCTCGAATTAGACCCGGAGACCCCCGTCCACTTCATCATGGTGCGCAGGTACCATCGCTTAAAAGACCACCCTGAGATCGGACTCGAGTCTCTTGAAAAAATCAGGCTCTTCGGGATCCAACGCGGTCTAAACAATGTATATATCGGTGGAACGATGGAGGCTCTTGAGCAGAACACGTGCTGCCCGGACTGCGGGGAGTTGCTGGTCTCGAGAAAGGGAGGAGCAAATGCAGAAAAGGTATATTTCAAGGACCAGCAGGTGAGCAGGTTCTGTCCCAGCCACTCTGACGTCAGGGTCTTTCTGCGTGGCCGATCATGCCCCCGTTGCGGCAGAGCTGTGGCGATCAGGATTCGGTCAGATCTTCAGGAATGA
- a CDS encoding PKD domain-containing protein has protein sequence MADPRVFWLIVLLAASAAACIQPVGAYTESFVLTPAQLRWNWQAYPVFPNDEASRLGFEQPILSYQAYTTPDGFELNVLASVPTGGSGWPNANVTGSLSYSSSVERALSYLTWEVLNYNVRAPVLHDPDDGVGLSCPPAGMGDARYGAGPSSGTVLLGASKYSGGETRYTVVGPAAWAVASYSYWNNEYITDYAEVRVRVTMTSLGLTLHWAELDISASRYEAPVGATIQFHASAKDGAAPYAFCWEFGDGSRSYDQSPSKSYTSPGSYTVTCTLTDSMGITDSKSFDLIISTYLTIMPSTGGGTTPSPGTYAYTSTRQVSVQASPSSGNCFSHWLLDNQAVFSNPISIVTDANHTLTPVFAPVQTGFDFSLSKSGDLVVNRGGSGSASVFATLLSGNTEQVSLSHLWAGSIPLDVSIGLSPLTIVPTASASLQIQTGTGTQAGSYTLRIVGTAEGGLTRSVEVAVMITETLPPPVYYSLTVQPSDGGGSNLAPGTYTYKAGSIVTLIATPHPGYNFQKWSINGIDYSNDTIQVTMNENKTAVAKFSLEEQTQSTEPVVVSPCNILTGAALDRVVVNENFGINVTGTVPGVSSPSEVTITAWLDPSGAICCSEDGWKDSVCKFTGTTTTNASGWFTISFGELAGRFYSTNRSAPVGSQHYAYAVVSVGSISHSYNSTWKVDAVQVAAEFDYNLTGATAMFRFIYMTDGYPVTSRGGYYMTSIEGAYSAISGGTLNASRLSTPCDPYGFANLYIPYEEMNASTLRSSVELPVWATLKDGTVFRATWLPISRITYTTLAPVVYQFNATCLAVEAVDWGDRANLTGVQGVWAALYWDTYEHGFNGTHGLLGLYGPTQGLSLVRQEGRTYIDPSRSSPGDDLIPVDGTLSIPENKVEAEIAVATFADYHGVTALGGGPEGLWLQLIPGRSSSMLYNPIRDGRILLVGKI, from the coding sequence GTGGCTGATCCAAGAGTCTTCTGGCTCATCGTGTTGCTTGCCGCCTCGGCAGCAGCCTGCATACAGCCCGTGGGCGCATACACCGAGAGCTTTGTCCTGACCCCTGCGCAGCTCAGGTGGAACTGGCAGGCATATCCCGTATTCCCAAACGACGAGGCCTCGCGCCTAGGCTTCGAGCAGCCCATCCTGAGCTACCAGGCATACACCACACCAGACGGGTTTGAGCTTAATGTCCTCGCATCTGTTCCGACCGGAGGCAGCGGGTGGCCCAACGCGAACGTAACCGGAAGCCTCTCATACTCCTCCTCTGTCGAGAGGGCGCTCTCTTACTTGACGTGGGAAGTCCTCAATTACAACGTGAGGGCGCCAGTCCTCCATGACCCGGATGACGGGGTGGGGCTCTCCTGCCCGCCTGCAGGCATGGGGGACGCGCGATACGGAGCGGGCCCTTCGAGTGGAACCGTCCTACTTGGCGCGAGCAAGTACTCGGGCGGCGAGACAAGGTACACGGTAGTTGGCCCTGCCGCATGGGCGGTGGCGAGCTACTCGTACTGGAACAACGAGTACATCACGGACTATGCGGAGGTCAGAGTGAGGGTGACGATGACATCCCTGGGCTTGACCCTTCATTGGGCAGAGCTCGATATTTCAGCCAGCAGATACGAGGCGCCCGTAGGTGCCACGATTCAGTTCCATGCATCGGCAAAGGACGGCGCCGCCCCCTACGCCTTCTGCTGGGAGTTCGGCGACGGCAGCAGGTCCTACGATCAGAGCCCGTCGAAATCCTACACCTCTCCTGGGTCATACACAGTAACATGCACGCTCACCGATTCCATGGGCATCACGGATTCAAAGAGCTTCGATCTGATCATCAGCACATACCTCACGATCATGCCATCGACCGGAGGGGGCACTACCCCCTCGCCTGGAACATATGCTTACACCTCGACGCGGCAGGTCTCTGTACAGGCCTCACCCTCCTCAGGGAATTGCTTCTCCCATTGGCTCTTGGACAACCAGGCCGTCTTCTCCAACCCGATCTCGATAGTGACGGACGCCAACCATACTCTTACCCCAGTGTTCGCCCCAGTACAAACCGGGTTCGACTTCAGCTTGTCAAAATCCGGGGATCTTGTGGTCAACAGGGGCGGAAGCGGAAGCGCCTCGGTCTTTGCAACTCTTCTGTCGGGCAACACAGAACAGGTCTCACTCAGCCATCTTTGGGCAGGCAGTATTCCTCTAGACGTCTCGATCGGTTTATCCCCCCTCACGATAGTGCCGACAGCGTCAGCCTCCTTACAAATCCAGACAGGCACGGGCACCCAGGCAGGGAGCTACACGCTGAGGATTGTTGGCACGGCCGAGGGGGGTCTAACGAGGAGCGTGGAGGTTGCGGTCATGATCACAGAGACGCTGCCTCCGCCTGTTTATTACTCCCTGACTGTACAGCCCTCAGATGGCGGGGGTTCCAACCTGGCACCAGGGACCTACACGTACAAGGCCGGCAGCATCGTTACGCTGATCGCGACACCGCACCCCGGGTACAACTTCCAGAAGTGGTCGATCAACGGCATAGACTACAGCAACGACACGATTCAAGTAACGATGAATGAGAACAAGACCGCGGTCGCTAAGTTCTCGCTTGAAGAACAAACGCAGAGCACCGAACCAGTAGTAGTCTCCCCGTGCAACATACTCACTGGGGCGGCGCTCGACAGGGTGGTTGTTAACGAGAACTTTGGGATAAACGTGACCGGCACTGTACCAGGAGTCTCCTCCCCCTCGGAGGTGACTATTACGGCATGGCTTGACCCGTCAGGTGCAATATGCTGCTCAGAAGACGGATGGAAGGATTCAGTGTGCAAGTTCACCGGCACGACCACCACAAATGCCTCGGGGTGGTTCACAATCTCGTTCGGGGAGCTGGCGGGCAGGTTCTACTCGACGAACAGGAGCGCGCCGGTGGGATCGCAGCACTATGCTTATGCGGTTGTGTCTGTCGGATCGATAAGCCATTCCTATAACAGCACTTGGAAGGTCGACGCCGTCCAGGTGGCTGCTGAGTTCGACTACAACCTGACTGGTGCGACCGCAATGTTCAGGTTCATCTACATGACGGATGGCTATCCAGTAACGTCCAGGGGCGGGTATTATATGACCTCAATCGAGGGGGCGTACAGTGCTATATCCGGCGGGACTCTCAATGCGAGCAGGCTCTCGACGCCGTGCGATCCCTATGGATTCGCGAATCTGTACATACCCTACGAGGAGATGAATGCGTCCACGCTCAGGTCGTCAGTAGAGCTGCCAGTCTGGGCGACCCTAAAGGACGGGACGGTCTTCAGGGCGACTTGGCTGCCAATCAGCAGGATCACCTACACAACGCTAGCACCAGTGGTATACCAGTTCAATGCAACATGCCTCGCAGTCGAGGCGGTCGACTGGGGAGACCGTGCTAACTTGACGGGGGTGCAGGGCGTGTGGGCGGCACTCTACTGGGACACGTATGAACATGGCTTCAACGGCACCCACGGGCTGCTCGGTCTCTATGGACCGACGCAAGGGCTGAGCCTGGTCAGGCAGGAGGGGAGGACGTACATCGACCCGAGCCGCTCGAGCCCAGGAGATGACCTCATCCCGGTGGATGGCACACTCTCAATCCCGGAGAACAAAGTCGAGGCGGAAATTGCCGTTGCAACCTTTGCTGATTACCACGGGGTAACTGCCCTGGGAGGAGGGCCGGAAGGGCTGTGGCTTCAACTGATCCCCGGACGCTCTTCATCAATGCTGTACAACCCAATCAGGGACGGAAGAATCCTATTGGTCGGCAAGATCTAG